The Nitrospira sp. genome contains the following window.
GCATGATCAACCTTCCCATGGTCGTCCAGGAAGCGTGTCTCGGTACGCTGAACATCGGCAGCGTCGAGGCGGGACATCCGGATCCGGCCGATGTGGATTTTCTCCAGCAGGTGGCCACGCAGATCGGCTTCGCCATCGCCCACGTCAACGCCTACGAAGAAATCACCCGTTTGAAAGAACAGTTGGCGCGGGAAAATGTGTATTTGGCGGAGGAGCTGAAGGCCAATCAGGATTTCGGCATCGTCGTGGGGCGAAGCCAGGCGTTCGAGCAGGTGCTGACGCTTGCCCGGCAGGCGGCTCCGACGGGCGCCACGGTGATGGTGACCGGGGAGACCGGAACCGGCAAGGAGGTCCTGGCGCGCGCCATCCACGAGCGGAGTTTGCGGCGTGATCGGGCCTTTGTGCGATTGAATTGCGCGGCGCTCCCCGCAGGATTAATCGAAAGCGAGTTGTTCGGCCACGAGCGGGGCGCCTTTACGGGCGCCGAACATCAACGGGTCGGCCGGTTCGAGCTTGCCGACGGCGGCACGTTGTTTCTGGATGAGGTCGGCGAGATGCCGCTTGAGGCGCAGGCGAAGCTCTTGCGGGTGCTCCAGGACGGCCTGGTCGATCGTGTCGGCGGCGCGAATGCCATTCCGGTGGATGTCCGGGTGATCGCCGCGACGAACGCCGATTTACACCGGGCGATCCACCAGGGGCGTTTCCGCAGCGATTTGTACTACCGCTTGAACGTGTTTCCCATCCATATGCCTCCGCTCAGAGAACGCCCGGAGGATATCCCCATCCTCGCCCGACATTTCCTGCAAGTTCATTCCCAGCGGCTGAAGCGACATTGTGAAGACTTCGATGAGGCGTCGATGGAGCGGTTGGTG
Protein-coding sequences here:
- a CDS encoding sigma 54-interacting transcriptional regulator; protein product: MHNAALNYRTLLSVTNVLNSQRNRQSLFRAVTDQLAKVVRWERAGITVYDLKSDAFRFYAVETNLPKVVLRSDAMIPRAHSAVGWVYDHHQVHVRPHLQRERLFIEDESYLQEGLGRMINLPMVVQEACLGTLNIGSVEAGHPDPADVDFLQQVATQIGFAIAHVNAYEEITRLKEQLARENVYLAEELKANQDFGIVVGRSQAFEQVLTLARQAAPTGATVMVTGETGTGKEVLARAIHERSLRRDRAFVRLNCAALPAGLIESELFGHERGAFTGAEHQRVGRFELADGGTLFLDEVGEMPLEAQAKLLRVLQDGLVDRVGGANAIPVDVRVIAATNADLHRAIHQGRFRSDLYYRLNVFPIHMPPLRERPEDIPILARHFLQVHSQRLKRHCEDFDEASMERLVQYAWPGNVRELENIVERALILCHERLLRIDPAMVNVRVPTESGPRRTLQDEERHHILQTLTLLDWRIEGPGGAAEQLGLAPSTLRSRMQKLAIRRPSRM